The following DNA comes from Pseudobythopirellula maris.
GTCGGCGGCGTCGACCGTGCCGTTGCCGTTGTAGTCACCGGCCAGCGCCGGCGCCTCGGGGAGGACATCGATCGTGAAGCCGGAGACTCCCGAATTGCCGTACGAGACCTCGCCATCCCTCGCCTTGACGCCCACGGCAAAGAAGTCGCCTTCCTGGGCCCCGGTGATATCAAAGAAGTGCATGTCGACGAAGCGGTTTGATTCGGTTGTGAGCGAACTCGCCGACCCCACGATCGACCCGCCCCCGAACGCCGATACCTGCGCCAGCACAATCTCTTCCGGCACGAAGTCCGAGTTGTCGGTGCCGTCCACCATCACGCCAACCCGGAAATGGTCCGGCGAGCCGGCTCCTACTCTGAAGCCCCAGCGTCCGGCCGGCAACGAATCGGCATTGGCGGGGTCGTTGCCGAACTGGTCCCAGCCGTCGAGGATGCCGAGCTGTACGTAGGGCGGCTGGCCGAACGATTGGGGCGATTGGCTCTCGCCCCAAGCCCAATCGCGGATGCCGCTGGTCAACGTCGGGTCGTCGATCAGGGCGTAGCCGTAGCCGCCGACGATGCGGCTGGCGAGCACCTGCTGGTCGGAGATGAAGTCAGGCATCTCGATCAGATTAGGAAAGAGCGACTCGAAGATCGGGTCGCCCGGCGACGCGCTGCTGCCCGGGGCGACGTAAGCGCTGGGGTAGTCGTGGCGGGTCCCGAACAACGCGTAGCCGTCACGGCCGTAGTAACGCTCGCCGTCCTCGTCGACCGCGGCGAACTGGTTGCCGACTCCGGAGGTGCGCCACGGCACAACCACGTAGGGTTGGTTGGGATTGCCCTGCGGCCCGGCGCCTGGGAAGAACGTGCCGCCGATGTCGTAATCGGCGCCGGCATACTGGAGCCCGGCCGCGTGCGCCGCTGGGGCGCCGGTCATAGCCGTGAGGGCGCCCAGCAGGCACGCCCGTATCATCGTATTCGTAAACATGGTTGTCCGACCTGAAAAAGTGCTATACGGGTGAGCGGGTCGCCCGAGTTGCTGAAGAGTGAAAGACTCCGAGCTGTCAGAAGCTATCGACGGTTTCTCCGTTGGAGCGTGTCGAGATGGCGTGCCACAAGTCGATGTCCACCCCGTCCGTGACGAACGTGACGTGGCCATCGCAGTACGCCGTCATCACGCCGCCGGGGTGCTGGCTGCGCGCCGTCTGCGACATCGGCCCCCGCGGCAGGTTGCGGCAGAATTTCGAGTCGCACGGCGCCGAGGGGTTGAGCACCCCCCCGGGGTCGTCCGATCCGGGGCCGTTGGCGTTCGCGCACCACTCCAATTGGTCGAGGCCCTCTTTGACGCTAGTGGTCGTCGGGTCATCGGTGGACTCGTTCGGCAGGGACTGATGTGAGTAGAGGCAACTCGCCAGGTACAGCAGCCCACGCGAGTCTTCGCCGGGGTACTGCCGGACCTCACCGAGCATCACGGTCTTGCTGGTTCCGTCCGTTATCTTACGGAGTGGTGTGCCCTCGTTTTCTTCGCCATAAACCTTTTCGAACGGGCCGCGTTTGTCGACGCCGCTGATCTGGAGATCGTTGTTGCGGAAGAAATCCCAGTTGGCTTCCGGCAGGGCCTGGTACCAGTTCCACCAGCCCACGTTCGCCAGGTAACTGCCGTGCGCGAAGCACGCCGCGCGGCCGGTGTGGATGCCCGGCGGCTGATCGGACGGGCACAGGAAGATCGGCAACTGGGTGTAGGTCCAGGGCGAGTCGTTCGGGCACGAGTCGCCCGCCGCGTTGAAGTCCTCGAAGACCGGCTTGTCGAAGTCGATCTGGCCGAAGACCGACGCCTCTTCCATGTAGGGCAGGATGTACGACGCCCAGGTGTGGTTCAGGTCGCCCGATCCGTCAACCGTCGTGAAGCCCGCCGGCAGTGCCCCCATCGCGTTCTCGTGGTTGAGCATCGCCAACGAAGTCTGCTTCATCTTGTTCTGGCAAGCGTTGCGACGCGCG
Coding sequences within:
- a CDS encoding DUF1559 domain-containing protein, which codes for MASLGITTHEKKRASGAFTLVELLVVIAIIGILVALLLPAVQAAREAARRNACQNKMKQTSLAMLNHENAMGALPAGFTTVDGSGDLNHTWASYILPYMEEASVFGQIDFDKPVFEDFNAAGDSCPNDSPWTYTQLPIFLCPSDQPPGIHTGRAACFAHGSYLANVGWWNWYQALPEANWDFFRNNDLQISGVDKRGPFEKVYGEENEGTPLRKITDGTSKTVMLGEVRQYPGEDSRGLLYLASCLYSHQSLPNESTDDPTTTSVKEGLDQLEWCANANGPGSDDPGGVLNPSAPCDSKFCRNLPRGPMSQTARSQHPGGVMTAYCDGHVTFVTDGVDIDLWHAISTRSNGETVDSF
- a CDS encoding PEP-CTERM sorting domain-containing protein (PEP-CTERM proteins occur, often in large numbers, in the proteomes of bacteria that also encode an exosortase, a predicted intramembrane cysteine proteinase. The presence of a PEP-CTERM domain at a protein's C-terminus predicts cleavage within the sorting domain, followed by covalent anchoring to some some component of the (usually Gram-negative) cell surface. Many PEP-CTERM proteins exhibit an unusual sequence composition that includes large numbers of potential glycosylation sites. Expression of one such protein has been shown restore the ability of a bacterium to form floc, a type of biofilm.) translates to MFTNTMIRACLLGALTAMTGAPAAHAAGLQYAGADYDIGGTFFPGAGPQGNPNQPYVVVPWRTSGVGNQFAAVDEDGERYYGRDGYALFGTRHDYPSAYVAPGSSASPGDPIFESLFPNLIEMPDFISDQQVLASRIVGGYGYALIDDPTLTSGIRDWAWGESQSPQSFGQPPYVQLGILDGWDQFGNDPANADSLPAGRWGFRVGAGSPDHFRVGVMVDGTDNSDFVPEEIVLAQVSAFGGGSIVGSASSLTTESNRFVDMHFFDITGAQEGDFFAVGVKARDGEVSYGNSGVSGFTIDVLPEAPALAGDYNGNGTVDAADFTVWRDNETLTVTPGTMGDGNLDGVVGDEDYNIWASNFGNTIASTITPPGASLSVPEPGAGVLLLASVLGCSSRRKRSV